In Musa acuminata AAA Group cultivar baxijiao chromosome BXJ3-11, Cavendish_Baxijiao_AAA, whole genome shotgun sequence, one DNA window encodes the following:
- the LOC108952056 gene encoding uncharacterized protein LOC108952056 isoform X4 has protein sequence MLEMHQQSFPAWTLFTTYLILVEPLNREEIGLPKGLEDIHTESQSQNVQKLKQQIDEGRPTSENDKDDDAHKPCRELRKRIAKCGTDQIEVGRNDERGIDNFNVSQMDGNRSDEDMPKPKRTKRKSKRQTNDIEKPTRKHKKAFVKPDSVVENSPKKKFPHATRRRRRQVNKVLLQSPEDEIDLRQISIRDLIMLAEAKERIARKETAAMSKLFSGQRWNGQNQNGRMCLQTIASAMQVYH, from the exons ATGTTGGAGAT GCATCAACAAAGCTTTCCAGCATGGACACTCTTTACGACTTATCTCATTCTAGTGGAGCCACTG AATAGAGAAGAAATTGGACTTCCAAAGGGTTTGGAGGATATTCATACCGAGTCCCAATCCCAAAATGTTCAAAAACTTAAGCAGCAGATCGATGAAGGAAGGCCTACTTCAGAAAATGATAAAGATGATGATGCTCATAAACCATGTAGGGAACTGAGAAAGAGGATAGCCAAGTGCGGTACTGACCAAATTGAAGTTGGAAGGAATGATGAACGTGGTATTGACAACTTTAATGTCTCTCAGATGGATGGCAACCGAAGTGATGAAGATATGCCTAAGCCAAAGAGGACCAAGAGAAAGTCAAAGAGGCAGACAAATGACATTGAAAAACCCACTCGGAAGCATAAGAAAGCCTTTGTAAAACCTGATTCTGTTGTAGagaattcacctaaaaagaagttTCCTCATGCCACAAGGCGAAGGAGAAGGCAAG TGAACAAAGTTTTACTGCAATCACCTGAAGATGAGATTGACCTAAGACAGATTAGCATAAGAGACCTAATAATGCTTGCAGAGGCTAAGGAGCGGATAGCA AGAAAAGAAACGGCGGCAATGAGTAAATTATTCTCTGGTCAGAG ATGGAATGGTCAAAACCAAAATGGCAGGATGTGCCTCCAAACCATTGCTTCAGCTATGCAGGTGTATCACTGA
- the LOC108952056 gene encoding uncharacterized protein LOC108952056 isoform X2 produces MMDFKSHYRMVICKLFQIINEKWRWQCIMALNHLMNFLFSTIAPRNREEIGLPKGLEDIHTESQSQNVQKLKQQIDEGRPTSENDKDDDAHKPCRELRKRIAKCGTDQIEVGRNDERGIDNFNVSQMDGNRSDEDMPKPKRTKRKSKRQTNDIEKPTRKHKKAFVKPDSVVENSPKKKFPHATRRRRRQVNKVLLQSPEDEIDLRQISIRDLIMLAEAKERIARKETAAMSKLFSGQRWNGQNQNGRMCLQTIASAMQVYH; encoded by the exons ATGATGGACTTCAAGTCTCATTATCGGATGGTGATTTGCAAGCTTTTCCAGATAATCAACGAGAAGTG GAGATGGCAATGCATTATGGCCTTGAATCActtgatgaattttcttttcagCACAATAGCACCACGG AATAGAGAAGAAATTGGACTTCCAAAGGGTTTGGAGGATATTCATACCGAGTCCCAATCCCAAAATGTTCAAAAACTTAAGCAGCAGATCGATGAAGGAAGGCCTACTTCAGAAAATGATAAAGATGATGATGCTCATAAACCATGTAGGGAACTGAGAAAGAGGATAGCCAAGTGCGGTACTGACCAAATTGAAGTTGGAAGGAATGATGAACGTGGTATTGACAACTTTAATGTCTCTCAGATGGATGGCAACCGAAGTGATGAAGATATGCCTAAGCCAAAGAGGACCAAGAGAAAGTCAAAGAGGCAGACAAATGACATTGAAAAACCCACTCGGAAGCATAAGAAAGCCTTTGTAAAACCTGATTCTGTTGTAGagaattcacctaaaaagaagttTCCTCATGCCACAAGGCGAAGGAGAAGGCAAG TGAACAAAGTTTTACTGCAATCACCTGAAGATGAGATTGACCTAAGACAGATTAGCATAAGAGACCTAATAATGCTTGCAGAGGCTAAGGAGCGGATAGCA AGAAAAGAAACGGCGGCAATGAGTAAATTATTCTCTGGTCAGAG ATGGAATGGTCAAAACCAAAATGGCAGGATGTGCCTCCAAACCATTGCTTCAGCTATGCAGGTGTATCACTGA
- the LOC108952056 gene encoding uncharacterized protein LOC108952056 isoform X5: MLSSSFSKNREEIGLPKGLEDIHTESQSQNVQKLKQQIDEGRPTSENDKDDDAHKPCRELRKRIAKCGTDQIEVGRNDERGIDNFNVSQMDGNRSDEDMPKPKRTKRKSKRQTNDIEKPTRKHKKAFVKPDSVVENSPKKKFPHATRRRRRQVNKVLLQSPEDEIDLRQISIRDLIMLAEAKERIARKETAAMSKLFSGQRWNGQNQNGRMCLQTIASAMQVYH; this comes from the exons ATGCTTTCATCCAGCTTCTCTAAG AATAGAGAAGAAATTGGACTTCCAAAGGGTTTGGAGGATATTCATACCGAGTCCCAATCCCAAAATGTTCAAAAACTTAAGCAGCAGATCGATGAAGGAAGGCCTACTTCAGAAAATGATAAAGATGATGATGCTCATAAACCATGTAGGGAACTGAGAAAGAGGATAGCCAAGTGCGGTACTGACCAAATTGAAGTTGGAAGGAATGATGAACGTGGTATTGACAACTTTAATGTCTCTCAGATGGATGGCAACCGAAGTGATGAAGATATGCCTAAGCCAAAGAGGACCAAGAGAAAGTCAAAGAGGCAGACAAATGACATTGAAAAACCCACTCGGAAGCATAAGAAAGCCTTTGTAAAACCTGATTCTGTTGTAGagaattcacctaaaaagaagttTCCTCATGCCACAAGGCGAAGGAGAAGGCAAG TGAACAAAGTTTTACTGCAATCACCTGAAGATGAGATTGACCTAAGACAGATTAGCATAAGAGACCTAATAATGCTTGCAGAGGCTAAGGAGCGGATAGCA AGAAAAGAAACGGCGGCAATGAGTAAATTATTCTCTGGTCAGAG ATGGAATGGTCAAAACCAAAATGGCAGGATGTGCCTCCAAACCATTGCTTCAGCTATGCAGGTGTATCACTGA
- the LOC108952056 gene encoding uncharacterized protein LOC108952056 isoform X3, whose translation MENVCKVVILMCDPILQSQRNRHQQSFPAWTLFTTYLILVEPLNREEIGLPKGLEDIHTESQSQNVQKLKQQIDEGRPTSENDKDDDAHKPCRELRKRIAKCGTDQIEVGRNDERGIDNFNVSQMDGNRSDEDMPKPKRTKRKSKRQTNDIEKPTRKHKKAFVKPDSVVENSPKKKFPHATRRRRRQVNKVLLQSPEDEIDLRQISIRDLIMLAEAKERIARKETAAMSKLFSGQRWNGQNQNGRMCLQTIASAMQVYH comes from the exons ATGGAGAATGTGTGCAAAGTGGTGATATTGATGTGCGACCCAATACTGCAGAGTCAAAGGAACAG GCATCAACAAAGCTTTCCAGCATGGACACTCTTTACGACTTATCTCATTCTAGTGGAGCCACTG AATAGAGAAGAAATTGGACTTCCAAAGGGTTTGGAGGATATTCATACCGAGTCCCAATCCCAAAATGTTCAAAAACTTAAGCAGCAGATCGATGAAGGAAGGCCTACTTCAGAAAATGATAAAGATGATGATGCTCATAAACCATGTAGGGAACTGAGAAAGAGGATAGCCAAGTGCGGTACTGACCAAATTGAAGTTGGAAGGAATGATGAACGTGGTATTGACAACTTTAATGTCTCTCAGATGGATGGCAACCGAAGTGATGAAGATATGCCTAAGCCAAAGAGGACCAAGAGAAAGTCAAAGAGGCAGACAAATGACATTGAAAAACCCACTCGGAAGCATAAGAAAGCCTTTGTAAAACCTGATTCTGTTGTAGagaattcacctaaaaagaagttTCCTCATGCCACAAGGCGAAGGAGAAGGCAAG TGAACAAAGTTTTACTGCAATCACCTGAAGATGAGATTGACCTAAGACAGATTAGCATAAGAGACCTAATAATGCTTGCAGAGGCTAAGGAGCGGATAGCA AGAAAAGAAACGGCGGCAATGAGTAAATTATTCTCTGGTCAGAG ATGGAATGGTCAAAACCAAAATGGCAGGATGTGCCTCCAAACCATTGCTTCAGCTATGCAGGTGTATCACTGA
- the LOC108952056 gene encoding uncharacterized protein LOC108952056 isoform X1 — translation MLLLNQWTLILTHLFPDDLALMQTDFTETSNLKLLPVTFKLTDQVINREEIGLPKGLEDIHTESQSQNVQKLKQQIDEGRPTSENDKDDDAHKPCRELRKRIAKCGTDQIEVGRNDERGIDNFNVSQMDGNRSDEDMPKPKRTKRKSKRQTNDIEKPTRKHKKAFVKPDSVVENSPKKKFPHATRRRRRQVNKVLLQSPEDEIDLRQISIRDLIMLAEAKERIARKETAAMSKLFSGQRWNGQNQNGRMCLQTIASAMQVYH, via the exons ATGCTTCTGTTAAATCAGTGGACACTGATATTGACTCATTTGTTCCCTGATGACTTGGCCTTAATGCAAACAGATTTTACTGAGACTTCTAACCTTAAGTTGTTGCCAGTGACATTTAAACTTACTGACCAAGTAATT AATAGAGAAGAAATTGGACTTCCAAAGGGTTTGGAGGATATTCATACCGAGTCCCAATCCCAAAATGTTCAAAAACTTAAGCAGCAGATCGATGAAGGAAGGCCTACTTCAGAAAATGATAAAGATGATGATGCTCATAAACCATGTAGGGAACTGAGAAAGAGGATAGCCAAGTGCGGTACTGACCAAATTGAAGTTGGAAGGAATGATGAACGTGGTATTGACAACTTTAATGTCTCTCAGATGGATGGCAACCGAAGTGATGAAGATATGCCTAAGCCAAAGAGGACCAAGAGAAAGTCAAAGAGGCAGACAAATGACATTGAAAAACCCACTCGGAAGCATAAGAAAGCCTTTGTAAAACCTGATTCTGTTGTAGagaattcacctaaaaagaagttTCCTCATGCCACAAGGCGAAGGAGAAGGCAAG TGAACAAAGTTTTACTGCAATCACCTGAAGATGAGATTGACCTAAGACAGATTAGCATAAGAGACCTAATAATGCTTGCAGAGGCTAAGGAGCGGATAGCA AGAAAAGAAACGGCGGCAATGAGTAAATTATTCTCTGGTCAGAG ATGGAATGGTCAAAACCAAAATGGCAGGATGTGCCTCCAAACCATTGCTTCAGCTATGCAGGTGTATCACTGA